In Macaca fascicularis isolate 582-1 chromosome X, T2T-MFA8v1.1, one DNA window encodes the following:
- the ARHGAP4 gene encoding rho GTPase-activating protein 4 isoform X9 produces MAAHGKLRRERGLQAEYETQVKEMRWQLSEQLRCLELQGELRRELLQELAEFMRRRAEVELEYSRGLEKLAERFSSRGGRLGSSREHQSFRKEPSLLSPLHCWAVLLQHTRQQSRESAALSEVLAGPLAQRLSHIAEDVGRLVKKAKKTYQAYHMESVNAEAKLREAERQEEKRAGRSVPTTTAAATEAGPLRKSSLKKGGRLVEKRQAKFMEHKLKCTKARNEYLLSLASVNAAVSNYYLHDVLDLMDCCDTGFHLALGQVLRSYMAAESRTQASQVQGLGSLEEAVEALDPSGDKAKVLEVHATIFCPPLRFDYHPHDGDEVNKTLKATLQALLEVVASDDGDVLDSFQTSPSTESLKSTSSDPGSRQAGRRRGQQQETETFYLTKLQEYLSGRSILAKLQAKHEKLQEALQRGDKEEREMSWTQYTQRKFQKSRHPRPSSQYNQRLFGGDMEKFIQCSGQPVPLVVESCIRFINLNGLQHEGIFRVSGAQLRVSEIRDAFERGEDPLVEGCTAHDLDSVAGVLKLYFRSLEPPLFPPDLFSELLASSELEATAERVEHVSRLLWRLPAPVLVVLRYLFNFLNHLAQYSDENMMDPYNLAVCFGPTLLPVPAGQDPVALQGRVNQLVQTLILQPDRVFPPLTSLPGPVYEKCMAPPSASCLGYTLGAAEGMGGPLEKSPPHPPCSALNLRDAQLESLGADNEPELEAEMLAQEDDLEGVVEAVACFAYTGRTAQELSFRRGDVLRLHERASSDWWRGEHNGVRGLIPHKYITLPEGAEKQVVGAGPQTAGESGSSPEGLLASELVHRPEPCISPEAVGLSGHRRRCLVPASPEQHVEVDKAVAQNMDSVFKELLGKTSVRQGLGPASATSPSPGPRSPKAPAGSRLGKNKGFSRGPGAPASPSASHPQGLDTTPKPH; encoded by the exons AGATGCGCTGGCAGCTGAGCGAGCAGCTGCGCTGCCTGGAGCTGCAGGGTGAGCTGCGGCGGGAGCTGCTGCAGGAACTGGCAGAGTTCATGCGGCGCCGCGCTGAGGTGGAGCTGGAGTACTCCCGGGGCCTGGAAAAGCTGGCCGAGCGCTTCTCCAGCCGTGGAGGCCGCCTGGGGAGCAGCCGGGAGCACCAAAGCTTCCG GAAGGAGCCGTCACTCCTGTCGCCCTTGCACTGCTGGGCAGTGCTGCTGCAGCATACGCGGCAGCAGAGCCGGGAGAGCGCGGCCCTGAGCGAGGTGCTGGCCGGGCCCCTGGCCCAGCGCCTGAGTCACATTGCGGAGGACGTGGGGCGCCTGGTCAAGAAG GCCAAGAAGACGTACCAGGCATATCACATGGAGAGTGTGAATGCTGAGGCCAAGCTCCGGGAGGCCGAGCGGCAGGAGGAGAAGCGGGCAGGCCGGAGTGTCCccaccaccactgctgctgccactgaGGCAGGGCCCCTCCGCAAGAGCTCCCTCAAGAAGGGAGGGCGGCTGGTGGAGAAG CGGCAGGCCAAGTTCATGGAGCACAAACTCAAGTGCACAAAGGCGCGCAACGAGTACCTGCTTAGCCTGGCCAGCGTCAACGCCGCTGTCAGTAACTACTACCTGCATGACGTCTTGGACCTCATGGAT TGCTGCGACACAGGGTTCCACCTGGCCCTGGGGCAGGTGCTCCGAAGCTACATGGCCGCTGAGAGCCGCACCCAAGCCTCCCAAGTGCAGGGCCTGGGCAGCCTGGAAGAAGCCGTGGAGGCCCTGGATCCTTCAGGGGACAAGGCCAAGGTTCTCGAGGTGCATGCTACCATCTTCTGTCCCCCGCTGCGCTTTGACTACCACCCCCATGATGGGGATGAG GTGAACAAGACACTGAAGGCGACACTGCAGGCCCTGCTGGAGGTGGTGGCCTCGGATGACGGGGATGTGCTCGACTCCTTCCAGACCAGCCCCTCCACCGAGTCCCTCAAGTCCACCAGCTCAGACCCAGGCAGCCGGCAGGCAGGCCGGAGGCGTGGCCAGCAGCAGGAGACCGAAACCTTCTACCTCACg AAGCTCCAGGAGTATCTGAGTGGACGGAGCATCCTCGCCAAGTTGCAGGCCAAGCACGAGAAGCTGCAGGAGGCCCTTCAGCGAG GTGACAAGGAGGAGCGGGAGATGTCTTG GACCCAGTACACACAGAGAAAATTCCAGAAGAGCCGCCACCCCCGCCCCAGCTCCCAGTATAACCAGAGACTCTTTGGGGGAGACATGGAGAAGTTTATCCAG TGCTCAGGCCAGCCTGTGCCCCTGGTGGTGGAGAGCTGCATTCGCTTCATTAACCTCAACG GCCTGCAGCACGAAGGCATCTTCCGGGTGTCGGGTGCCCAGCTCCGGGTCTCAGAGATCCGTGATGCCTTCGAGAGAG GGGAGGACCCACTGGTGGAGGGCTGCACTGCCCACGATCTGGACTCGGTGGCCGGGGTGCTGAAGCTCTACTTCCGGAGCCTGGAGCCCCCACTCTTCCCCCCAGACCTGTTCAGCGAGCTGCTGGCTTCTTCGG AGCTGGAGGCCACGGCAGAGAGGGTGGAGCACGTGAGCCGCCTGCTATGGCGGCTGCCCGCGCCAGTGCTGGTGGTTCTGCGCTACCTCTTCAACTTCCTCAACCA CCTGGCCCAGTACAGCGATGAGAACATGATGGACCCCTACAACCTGGCCGTGTGCTTTGGGCCCACGCTGCTACCGGTGCCCGCTGGGCAGGACCCGGTGGCGCTGCAGGGCCGGGTGAACCAGCTGGTGCAGACGCTCATACTGCAGCCAGATCGGGTCTTCCCACCCCTGACCTCACTGCCTGGCCCCGTCTACGAGAAGTGCATGGCACCGCCTTCCGCCAGCTGCCTGGGGTACACCCTTGGTGCTGCAGAGGGGATGGGGGGTCCACTGGAGAAGAGCCCCCCTCATCCACCTTGCTCTGCCCTGAACCTCAGGGATGCCCAGCTGGAGAGCCTGGGGGCGGACAACGAGCCGGAGCTGGAAGCTGAGATGCTTGCCCAGGAGGATG ACCTGGAGGGGGTTGTGGAGGCTGTGGCCTGCTTTGCCTACACGGGCCGAACGGCCCAGGAGCTGAGCTTCCGGCGGGGGGACGTACTGCGGCTGCACGAGAGGGCCTCGAGCGACTGGTGGCGGGGGGAGCACAATGGTGTGCGGGGCCTCATCCCCCACAAGTATATCACACTGCCTGAGGG GGCAGAGAAGCAGGTGGTGGGCGCAGGGCCGCAGACTGCAGGGGAGTCTGGGAGCAGTCCTGAGGGCCTCCTGGCATCAGAGCTGGTTCACCG GCCAGAGCCATGCATCTCACCCGAGGCCGTGGGACTCTCTGGACATAGACGACGCTGCTTGGTCCCAGCCTCCCCGGAGCAACACGTGGAGGTGGATAAG GCTGTGGCACAGAACATGGACTCTGTGTTTAAGGAGCTCTTGGGAAAGACCTCTGTCCGCCAGGGCCTCGGGCCAGCATCTGCCACCTCTCCCAGCCCTGGGCCCCGAAGCCCAAAGGCACCGGCCGGCAGCCGCCTGGGCAAAAACAAAGGCTTCTCCCGGGGCCCTGGGGCCCCAGCCTCACCCTCAGCATCCCACCCCCAGGGCCTGGACACAACCCCCAAGCCACACTGA
- the ARHGAP4 gene encoding rho GTPase-activating protein 4 isoform X2 produces the protein MAAHGKLRRERGLQAEYETQVKEMRWQLSEQLRCLELQGELRRELLQELAEFMRRRAEVELEYSRGLEKLAERFSSRGGRLGSSREHQSFRKEPSLLSPLHCWAVLLQHTRQQSRESAALSEVLAGPLAQRLSHIAEDVGRLVKKAKKTYQAYHMESVNAEAKLREAERQEEKRAGRSVPTTTAAATEAGPLRKSSLKKGGRLVEKRQAKFMEHKLKCTKARNEYLLSLASVNAAVSNYYLHDVLDLMDCCDTGFHLALGQVLRSYMAAESRTQASQVQGLGSLEEAVEALDPSGDKAKVLEVHATIFCPPLRFDYHPHDGDEVAEICVEMELQDEILPRAQNIQSRLDRQTIETEEVNKTLKATLQALLEVVASDDGDVLDSFQTSPSTESLKSTSSDPGSRQAGRRRGQQQETETFYLTKLQEYLSGRSILAKLQAKHEKLQEALQRGDKEEREMSWTQYTQRKFQKSRHPRPSSQYNQRLFGGDMEKFIQCSGQPVPLVVESCIRFINLNGLQHEGIFRVSGAQLRVSEIRDAFERGEDPLVEGCTAHDLDSVAGVLKLYFRSLEPPLFPPDLFSELLASSELEATAERVEHVSRLLWRLPAPVLVVLRYLFNFLNHLAQYSDENMMDPYNLAVCFGPTLLPVPAGQDPVALQGRVNQLVQTLILQPDRVFPPLTSLPGPVYEKCMAPPSASCLGYTLGAAEGMGGPLEKSPPHPPCSALNLRDAQLESLGADNEPELEAEMLAQEDDLEGVVEAVACFAYTGRTAQELSFRRGDVLRLHERASSDWWRGEHNGVRGLIPHKYITLPEGAEKQVVGAGPQTAGESGSSPEGLLASELVHRPEPCISPEAVGLSGHRRRCLVPASPEQHVEVDKAVAQNMDSVFKELLGKTSVRQGLGPASATSPSPGPRSPKAPAGSRLGKNKGFSRGPGAPASPSASHPQGLDTTPKPH, from the exons AGATGCGCTGGCAGCTGAGCGAGCAGCTGCGCTGCCTGGAGCTGCAGGGTGAGCTGCGGCGGGAGCTGCTGCAGGAACTGGCAGAGTTCATGCGGCGCCGCGCTGAGGTGGAGCTGGAGTACTCCCGGGGCCTGGAAAAGCTGGCCGAGCGCTTCTCCAGCCGTGGAGGCCGCCTGGGGAGCAGCCGGGAGCACCAAAGCTTCCG GAAGGAGCCGTCACTCCTGTCGCCCTTGCACTGCTGGGCAGTGCTGCTGCAGCATACGCGGCAGCAGAGCCGGGAGAGCGCGGCCCTGAGCGAGGTGCTGGCCGGGCCCCTGGCCCAGCGCCTGAGTCACATTGCGGAGGACGTGGGGCGCCTGGTCAAGAAG GCCAAGAAGACGTACCAGGCATATCACATGGAGAGTGTGAATGCTGAGGCCAAGCTCCGGGAGGCCGAGCGGCAGGAGGAGAAGCGGGCAGGCCGGAGTGTCCccaccaccactgctgctgccactgaGGCAGGGCCCCTCCGCAAGAGCTCCCTCAAGAAGGGAGGGCGGCTGGTGGAGAAG CGGCAGGCCAAGTTCATGGAGCACAAACTCAAGTGCACAAAGGCGCGCAACGAGTACCTGCTTAGCCTGGCCAGCGTCAACGCCGCTGTCAGTAACTACTACCTGCATGACGTCTTGGACCTCATGGAT TGCTGCGACACAGGGTTCCACCTGGCCCTGGGGCAGGTGCTCCGAAGCTACATGGCCGCTGAGAGCCGCACCCAAGCCTCCCAAGTGCAGGGCCTGGGCAGCCTGGAAGAAGCCGTGGAGGCCCTGGATCCTTCAGGGGACAAGGCCAAGGTTCTCGAGGTGCATGCTACCATCTTCTGTCCCCCGCTGCGCTTTGACTACCACCCCCATGATGGGGATGAG GTGGCTGAGATCTGCGTTGAAATGGAGCTGCAGGACGAGATTCTGCCCAGAGCCCAGAACATCCAGAGCCGCCTGGACCGACAGACCATCGAGACGGAGGAG GTGAACAAGACACTGAAGGCGACACTGCAGGCCCTGCTGGAGGTGGTGGCCTCGGATGACGGGGATGTGCTCGACTCCTTCCAGACCAGCCCCTCCACCGAGTCCCTCAAGTCCACCAGCTCAGACCCAGGCAGCCGGCAGGCAGGCCGGAGGCGTGGCCAGCAGCAGGAGACCGAAACCTTCTACCTCACg AAGCTCCAGGAGTATCTGAGTGGACGGAGCATCCTCGCCAAGTTGCAGGCCAAGCACGAGAAGCTGCAGGAGGCCCTTCAGCGAG GTGACAAGGAGGAGCGGGAGATGTCTTG GACCCAGTACACACAGAGAAAATTCCAGAAGAGCCGCCACCCCCGCCCCAGCTCCCAGTATAACCAGAGACTCTTTGGGGGAGACATGGAGAAGTTTATCCAG TGCTCAGGCCAGCCTGTGCCCCTGGTGGTGGAGAGCTGCATTCGCTTCATTAACCTCAACG GCCTGCAGCACGAAGGCATCTTCCGGGTGTCGGGTGCCCAGCTCCGGGTCTCAGAGATCCGTGATGCCTTCGAGAGAG GGGAGGACCCACTGGTGGAGGGCTGCACTGCCCACGATCTGGACTCGGTGGCCGGGGTGCTGAAGCTCTACTTCCGGAGCCTGGAGCCCCCACTCTTCCCCCCAGACCTGTTCAGCGAGCTGCTGGCTTCTTCGG AGCTGGAGGCCACGGCAGAGAGGGTGGAGCACGTGAGCCGCCTGCTATGGCGGCTGCCCGCGCCAGTGCTGGTGGTTCTGCGCTACCTCTTCAACTTCCTCAACCA CCTGGCCCAGTACAGCGATGAGAACATGATGGACCCCTACAACCTGGCCGTGTGCTTTGGGCCCACGCTGCTACCGGTGCCCGCTGGGCAGGACCCGGTGGCGCTGCAGGGCCGGGTGAACCAGCTGGTGCAGACGCTCATACTGCAGCCAGATCGGGTCTTCCCACCCCTGACCTCACTGCCTGGCCCCGTCTACGAGAAGTGCATGGCACCGCCTTCCGCCAGCTGCCTGGGGTACACCCTTGGTGCTGCAGAGGGGATGGGGGGTCCACTGGAGAAGAGCCCCCCTCATCCACCTTGCTCTGCCCTGAACCTCAGGGATGCCCAGCTGGAGAGCCTGGGGGCGGACAACGAGCCGGAGCTGGAAGCTGAGATGCTTGCCCAGGAGGATG ACCTGGAGGGGGTTGTGGAGGCTGTGGCCTGCTTTGCCTACACGGGCCGAACGGCCCAGGAGCTGAGCTTCCGGCGGGGGGACGTACTGCGGCTGCACGAGAGGGCCTCGAGCGACTGGTGGCGGGGGGAGCACAATGGTGTGCGGGGCCTCATCCCCCACAAGTATATCACACTGCCTGAGGG GGCAGAGAAGCAGGTGGTGGGCGCAGGGCCGCAGACTGCAGGGGAGTCTGGGAGCAGTCCTGAGGGCCTCCTGGCATCAGAGCTGGTTCACCG GCCAGAGCCATGCATCTCACCCGAGGCCGTGGGACTCTCTGGACATAGACGACGCTGCTTGGTCCCAGCCTCCCCGGAGCAACACGTGGAGGTGGATAAG GCTGTGGCACAGAACATGGACTCTGTGTTTAAGGAGCTCTTGGGAAAGACCTCTGTCCGCCAGGGCCTCGGGCCAGCATCTGCCACCTCTCCCAGCCCTGGGCCCCGAAGCCCAAAGGCACCGGCCGGCAGCCGCCTGGGCAAAAACAAAGGCTTCTCCCGGGGCCCTGGGGCCCCAGCCTCACCCTCAGCATCCCACCCCCAGGGCCTGGACACAACCCCCAAGCCACACTGA
- the ARHGAP4 gene encoding rho GTPase-activating protein 4 isoform X5, with protein MAAHGKLRRERGLQAEYETQVKEMRWQLSEQLRCLELQGELRRELLQELAEFMRRRAEVELEYSRGLEKLAERFSSRGGRLGSSREHQSFRKEPSLLSPLHCWAVLLQHTRQQSRESAALSEVLAGPLAQRLSHIAEDVGRLVKKSRDLEQQLQDELLEVVSELQTAKKTYQAYHMESVNAEAKLREAERQEEKRAGRSVPTTTAAATEAGPLRKSSLKKGGRLVEKRQAKFMEHKLKCTKARNEYLLSLASVNAAVSNYYLHDVLDLMDCCDTGFHLALGQVLRSYMAAESRTQASQVQGLGSLEEAVEALDPSGDKAKVLEVHATIFCPPLRFDYHPHDGDEVNKTLKATLQALLEVVASDDGDVLDSFQTSPSTESLKSTSSDPGSRQAGRRRGQQQETETFYLTKLQEYLSGRSILAKLQAKHEKLQEALQRGDKEEREMSWTQYTQRKFQKSRHPRPSSQYNQRLFGGDMEKFIQCSGQPVPLVVESCIRFINLNGLQHEGIFRVSGAQLRVSEIRDAFERGEDPLVEGCTAHDLDSVAGVLKLYFRSLEPPLFPPDLFSELLASSELEATAERVEHVSRLLWRLPAPVLVVLRYLFNFLNHLAQYSDENMMDPYNLAVCFGPTLLPVPAGQDPVALQGRVNQLVQTLILQPDRVFPPLTSLPGPVYEKCMAPPSASCLGYTLGAAEGMGGPLEKSPPHPPCSALNLRDAQLESLGADNEPELEAEMLAQEDDLEGVVEAVACFAYTGRTAQELSFRRGDVLRLHERASSDWWRGEHNGVRGLIPHKYITLPEGAEKQVVGAGPQTAGESGSSPEGLLASELVHRPEPCISPEAVGLSGHRRRCLVPASPEQHVEVDKAVAQNMDSVFKELLGKTSVRQGLGPASATSPSPGPRSPKAPAGSRLGKNKGFSRGPGAPASPSASHPQGLDTTPKPH; from the exons AGATGCGCTGGCAGCTGAGCGAGCAGCTGCGCTGCCTGGAGCTGCAGGGTGAGCTGCGGCGGGAGCTGCTGCAGGAACTGGCAGAGTTCATGCGGCGCCGCGCTGAGGTGGAGCTGGAGTACTCCCGGGGCCTGGAAAAGCTGGCCGAGCGCTTCTCCAGCCGTGGAGGCCGCCTGGGGAGCAGCCGGGAGCACCAAAGCTTCCG GAAGGAGCCGTCACTCCTGTCGCCCTTGCACTGCTGGGCAGTGCTGCTGCAGCATACGCGGCAGCAGAGCCGGGAGAGCGCGGCCCTGAGCGAGGTGCTGGCCGGGCCCCTGGCCCAGCGCCTGAGTCACATTGCGGAGGACGTGGGGCGCCTGGTCAAGAAG AGCAGGGATCTGGAGCAGCAGCTGCAGGACGAGCTCCTGGAGGTGGTCTCAGAGCTCCAGACG GCCAAGAAGACGTACCAGGCATATCACATGGAGAGTGTGAATGCTGAGGCCAAGCTCCGGGAGGCCGAGCGGCAGGAGGAGAAGCGGGCAGGCCGGAGTGTCCccaccaccactgctgctgccactgaGGCAGGGCCCCTCCGCAAGAGCTCCCTCAAGAAGGGAGGGCGGCTGGTGGAGAAG CGGCAGGCCAAGTTCATGGAGCACAAACTCAAGTGCACAAAGGCGCGCAACGAGTACCTGCTTAGCCTGGCCAGCGTCAACGCCGCTGTCAGTAACTACTACCTGCATGACGTCTTGGACCTCATGGAT TGCTGCGACACAGGGTTCCACCTGGCCCTGGGGCAGGTGCTCCGAAGCTACATGGCCGCTGAGAGCCGCACCCAAGCCTCCCAAGTGCAGGGCCTGGGCAGCCTGGAAGAAGCCGTGGAGGCCCTGGATCCTTCAGGGGACAAGGCCAAGGTTCTCGAGGTGCATGCTACCATCTTCTGTCCCCCGCTGCGCTTTGACTACCACCCCCATGATGGGGATGAG GTGAACAAGACACTGAAGGCGACACTGCAGGCCCTGCTGGAGGTGGTGGCCTCGGATGACGGGGATGTGCTCGACTCCTTCCAGACCAGCCCCTCCACCGAGTCCCTCAAGTCCACCAGCTCAGACCCAGGCAGCCGGCAGGCAGGCCGGAGGCGTGGCCAGCAGCAGGAGACCGAAACCTTCTACCTCACg AAGCTCCAGGAGTATCTGAGTGGACGGAGCATCCTCGCCAAGTTGCAGGCCAAGCACGAGAAGCTGCAGGAGGCCCTTCAGCGAG GTGACAAGGAGGAGCGGGAGATGTCTTG GACCCAGTACACACAGAGAAAATTCCAGAAGAGCCGCCACCCCCGCCCCAGCTCCCAGTATAACCAGAGACTCTTTGGGGGAGACATGGAGAAGTTTATCCAG TGCTCAGGCCAGCCTGTGCCCCTGGTGGTGGAGAGCTGCATTCGCTTCATTAACCTCAACG GCCTGCAGCACGAAGGCATCTTCCGGGTGTCGGGTGCCCAGCTCCGGGTCTCAGAGATCCGTGATGCCTTCGAGAGAG GGGAGGACCCACTGGTGGAGGGCTGCACTGCCCACGATCTGGACTCGGTGGCCGGGGTGCTGAAGCTCTACTTCCGGAGCCTGGAGCCCCCACTCTTCCCCCCAGACCTGTTCAGCGAGCTGCTGGCTTCTTCGG AGCTGGAGGCCACGGCAGAGAGGGTGGAGCACGTGAGCCGCCTGCTATGGCGGCTGCCCGCGCCAGTGCTGGTGGTTCTGCGCTACCTCTTCAACTTCCTCAACCA CCTGGCCCAGTACAGCGATGAGAACATGATGGACCCCTACAACCTGGCCGTGTGCTTTGGGCCCACGCTGCTACCGGTGCCCGCTGGGCAGGACCCGGTGGCGCTGCAGGGCCGGGTGAACCAGCTGGTGCAGACGCTCATACTGCAGCCAGATCGGGTCTTCCCACCCCTGACCTCACTGCCTGGCCCCGTCTACGAGAAGTGCATGGCACCGCCTTCCGCCAGCTGCCTGGGGTACACCCTTGGTGCTGCAGAGGGGATGGGGGGTCCACTGGAGAAGAGCCCCCCTCATCCACCTTGCTCTGCCCTGAACCTCAGGGATGCCCAGCTGGAGAGCCTGGGGGCGGACAACGAGCCGGAGCTGGAAGCTGAGATGCTTGCCCAGGAGGATG ACCTGGAGGGGGTTGTGGAGGCTGTGGCCTGCTTTGCCTACACGGGCCGAACGGCCCAGGAGCTGAGCTTCCGGCGGGGGGACGTACTGCGGCTGCACGAGAGGGCCTCGAGCGACTGGTGGCGGGGGGAGCACAATGGTGTGCGGGGCCTCATCCCCCACAAGTATATCACACTGCCTGAGGG GGCAGAGAAGCAGGTGGTGGGCGCAGGGCCGCAGACTGCAGGGGAGTCTGGGAGCAGTCCTGAGGGCCTCCTGGCATCAGAGCTGGTTCACCG GCCAGAGCCATGCATCTCACCCGAGGCCGTGGGACTCTCTGGACATAGACGACGCTGCTTGGTCCCAGCCTCCCCGGAGCAACACGTGGAGGTGGATAAG GCTGTGGCACAGAACATGGACTCTGTGTTTAAGGAGCTCTTGGGAAAGACCTCTGTCCGCCAGGGCCTCGGGCCAGCATCTGCCACCTCTCCCAGCCCTGGGCCCCGAAGCCCAAAGGCACCGGCCGGCAGCCGCCTGGGCAAAAACAAAGGCTTCTCCCGGGGCCCTGGGGCCCCAGCCTCACCCTCAGCATCCCACCCCCAGGGCCTGGACACAACCCCCAAGCCACACTGA